From the genome of Muricauda sp. SCSIO 64092, one region includes:
- a CDS encoding RluA family pseudouridine synthase, with translation MSLSVRSTHSNLHVLFEDNHLIVVNKRPGDIVQGDKTGDVPLSDVVKTYLKTKYDKPGNVYLGVVHRLDRPTSGILVFAKTSKALPRLNKLFSEGKTKKVYWAVVTRTPPKDRDILVHWLVRNPKQNKSYAHSKEVSNGKKAILEYKVIKKLDNHVLLEIDLKTGRHHQIRAQLATIGSTIKGDLKYGAPRSNKDGSIHLHARTLTLEHPVKKQSISFVAPPPEDAVWKACP, from the coding sequence ATGTCCTTGTCCGTTCGTTCCACCCATAGTAACCTTCATGTGCTATTCGAAGACAATCACTTAATTGTTGTCAATAAACGTCCAGGTGACATTGTACAAGGGGATAAAACAGGAGATGTTCCCTTATCCGACGTAGTCAAAACCTATCTCAAAACCAAGTATGACAAACCTGGAAATGTCTACTTGGGAGTTGTACACCGACTGGACAGGCCTACTTCGGGAATTCTGGTCTTTGCCAAAACTTCCAAGGCCTTGCCACGCCTGAACAAGTTGTTCTCCGAAGGGAAAACGAAGAAAGTGTATTGGGCCGTAGTAACCCGGACACCGCCCAAAGACAGGGATATCTTGGTCCACTGGTTGGTGCGCAATCCCAAACAAAACAAATCGTATGCCCATAGCAAGGAGGTATCCAATGGCAAGAAGGCAATTTTGGAGTATAAAGTGATCAAAAAATTGGATAACCATGTGCTCCTGGAAATCGACCTAAAAACGGGACGGCACCACCAAATTCGAGCGCAATTGGCCACGATTGGATCTACCATTAAGGGAGATTTGAAATACGGAGCCCCCAGGAGCAATAAAGATGGCAGTATACACTTGCACGCCAGGACACTTACCCTGGAGCACCCGGTAAAAAAGCAATCGATTTCCTTTGTCGCACCACCACCGGAAGATGCGGTTTGGAAGGCATGTCCGTAA
- a CDS encoding DMT family transporter, with protein sequence MQLKNQPFAHLVEINFAMIFMGTSGALGRYIDLPVPLTIALRSVLALVILYAYCRYKGFSFKTDKRHRLPIVLSGIFLGAHWITYFYSLQLSSVAIGMLSLFTYPIITSFLEPLILKTRFQKIHLLLGLLVLGGIYLLNPNLDFENGNTIAVAIGIFSAILYSLRNIILKNRVTDYNGSSLMCFQMIVIVVVLFPFFFTDAINAVPDQLPWVFILALLTTAIGHTMFLGCFRYFSITTISILSSVQPIYGIILGAIFLKEIPSLVTVLGGTLILSAVAIESLRTQKM encoded by the coding sequence TTGCAGCTAAAAAACCAACCCTTTGCCCACCTTGTTGAAATAAACTTTGCCATGATCTTTATGGGCACTTCGGGTGCTTTGGGAAGATATATTGATTTACCTGTTCCCCTTACCATAGCCCTACGTTCGGTTTTGGCCCTTGTTATTCTCTATGCGTATTGTCGTTATAAAGGTTTTTCCTTTAAAACGGATAAACGGCATCGTTTGCCCATTGTATTGAGTGGTATCTTTTTGGGTGCCCACTGGATAACCTATTTTTATTCCTTACAGCTTTCCAGTGTGGCCATTGGAATGTTATCACTTTTTACCTATCCCATTATTACCTCTTTTCTGGAGCCTTTGATTCTAAAAACCAGGTTTCAAAAGATACATCTGCTACTGGGATTATTGGTCCTTGGGGGAATTTATCTTTTAAATCCGAATCTTGACTTTGAAAATGGCAATACCATCGCCGTAGCGATAGGGATTTTTTCGGCAATCCTGTATTCCCTAAGAAACATCATATTGAAAAACCGTGTAACCGATTACAACGGTTCCAGCCTGATGTGTTTTCAAATGATTGTTATTGTTGTGGTTTTGTTCCCCTTCTTTTTTACCGATGCCATTAACGCGGTACCTGACCAACTGCCCTGGGTTTTTATTTTGGCACTCTTGACCACGGCTATTGGACATACGATGTTTCTGGGCTGTTTCCGCTATTTCTCCATTACGACCATAAGTATCCTTAGTAGTGTCCAACCCATATATGGAATCATTCTTGGTGCCATTTTTTTAAAGGAAATCCCTTCGTTGGTTACCGTGCTCGGGGGAACATTGATTTTGAGTGCAGTGGCCATAGAAAGCCTTCGCACCCAAAAAATGTAA